GTACCCTTTACCCTTGTTTAAAATCTGAGAATGAAGTTTGTGCAAAAGTAAAGCCTAATAACAAGCATCACAATGATCTTTAAAACTAATACTTTGAAACACCATGGTATTAATTTCATGGTATACAAGGTAAGAGGTAACTTGCATCTTAGTGGTAAAGGAGACCCATGCAGCTTACATTTAATGGCTACCAGGTTACAGCATGACCCAGTGTTTCCTGTTTCTGTTCTGTAATCTTTCAAGGATCAGACTAATGCATATTTTTCCAGCAGCAAATACAATGCTGGGACAGTTTGTATGAGCCATCTGTAGCAGCAGGCAAGACCAAGCATCTGATAAACAAGTGGATTGGTTCAAAGTCCAATTATTCTCTCATTCTGCCACCACCCCTTTAATACCAGCCAGCCTGCTTTGTGTGAACCAGGCCAACGTGGCCATACAATGCTCCCCTGTTACTATAGCATACTATATGGCCCCTAATTCTTACTACAGCTCCCGAGAACAGGTGCAGTCTCCAGTACTAGATACAGTGCACTGCATTTTCATTAGGTTTTGATCTGTGGATATCATGGTTTTTTTTCCACGAGTGAGTGCCTTTTACATGAAAAATAGTAATATGTCATACCAGCATCTCTGTGCACCCATGTACCAGCTGATGACTTGCTCCAATACATTCTTCCATAGATTCTGTTCTGTCCAGTCACATAACTAGTCAGGAGCAGAATTTACCTGCTTGAAACAGGTTGGCAAGGGAATGAGGGAAACAGGGGCAAGGGAATGAGATTACGTGTTGTCCTATTACCTACAAATAGGCAGGCTGCATCTTAAAGCTCACCTTGAGATTGGGATTCCCTAAACAATGTAAGCTCTTTGCTTCCTTATTCTTACCGTTGTGCCACTTGTGCAATGAAGCTAGTTGGGAAGAATTTTTTCTGtcccttgtaaaaaaaaaattaaaaaattatgaaTGGGACTGTTTTCTGCAAAATTTGATCTTCAGCTTTTGGGGGGGTTGGCAACAATTTTTTCTATTTTGAGATTTTGCAAAAGTTTCTACCTCTGTGAGCAGTTTTCTATCAAAAGCACTGACAAAAAATTCAGTTGAGTCCACTGTGCAAAAGCTTGATAAGTTCTCTAGTCCTTAGTAGAGGCAGATAGACAAGGAGACTAAGATCCACAGACGTATGTAGTCTGTGCATCGTGACCAGCAGGTGGAACACTTCCAAGCACCTTCATGAGGTTCAACTAGCTCTTCCCTACCATCCTTGTCAAAACATCCTTGCCAAGGGGGTGAACTAATAGCTCCCAACGCCCATGGAAACTgatcaggggatggggaagctcCTCTCTCACTCACACCTGCCTAACAGCATCACCAGCTTTAGCAACCAGCTGAGTACACTTTTGTTCAAACTCATGCGCATGCTTCATGAAGCATGGCAGAGTGACCTCTAATAAAGGAAGACCAAGAGCATGTTGGGGCAGATGAGGAAGACCAACTAAAAAGTAACACCTTCACTACACTCATTTACAGCAGTACTGAAAGGGTTTGCATTGATGCAGTGTAAGGGGAGGCATTTACCAGGCTTGCTCAGAGGCTTTTGCACTCAATAGTCATGGAAATATTTGTGAAGCATCAGAAGCTCTTGGATGACTATGAAGCATTTGCAGACAATTCAGGTAATTGAACCAGTAGGCAAAACCCCATGCATACAGTAAGTACAATCTATTCTACATCAACCCAGCTCTTCTTAAATGGTTCTTTTAGAATGCCCAGTGTTAATCCATTAAATCAGGAACTGCTAGACACTTATACACAAGAAATCAAATCCCTGCATGGCCACAACTTTATTTCCAGAACATGTGACACAAAACAAGCCCAATTTTTCAGAAGGCAAATGCTCAGCACTTTTAGCGATCAAGTCTTTTGCATATATTAAATTTTAGAGGcctcaaaaaataaaatactcaGCAGCCACTGCTGGTCTGTCTCTCCAAACTTAGTTGTTAACTTAGTGTGCTTCAAAGCTGAGCCTATGTCCTCCTAGGTTTTGCACACCAGCAAATACACAAGATCACACTTCAAACTCTCTCTGATCACTGGACAAGTTTAATTGGATACATTTTATGTAAACAAGATGGTGGCAAGCAACCAACTCAGACCTATAAACTAAAaagatattcttttttttcctcccagctaTTCAACTATTCACACATAGTTTAAGAACAGCCAGTGGCATTATTTTTATACtaaatgtaaataaaaccaaCTAGCCCCTTTCACCTGGTATATCAACTATGATATTGCATTGCAAAGTTACTCTAGAGATCAGGCAAACATTTTCAACACAACTGATGATGAAGCCATCTCTCTGCTCCAATTAATTTTCACCTACATGTACTTGTGACACATACCAACATATTTGTCTTGCTTCCACCTTGGTACATACCTACGAGCCTTGTAGAAAGGAAGGTGAACTTAAACTGAAGAGTTGAAGCTGAGGCTACTAGCAATATTTTTTATGCTGAAGCAATTACCATATTATCTAAACCTTATAATGTTGTCCTATAACTTACATTTTGACTCCTTGCCTATCTTCTTCCAGAATAGTCCTTCAGGAAATTTCAAGATATGCTTGCAGTCTTAGTTAAAAATTGTAGGGACCTATTGCTTAATTAAGAAAGGTTGTAGTAGAATGATGTAGCAATTTTTACATGGACCCAATTCAGTTGTTAAAACTTGCATGCTTACCATTGGCAGCTTGCATCCAGGAATGCTGGGGAAATCGTGATGCTCCATGTGGTAGCCAACATTAAAGGTGATCCAGTTCAAAGGTCCATAATATGAATAAGTTTCATACCCTTTTAGGAACATGTAGTGTTCTGCAATGAAGTGTCCAGAAATTGGATGTATGCCCATGCCCAGTAATGAGCCCGCTATTAAATAAATAACAGGCTTCAATCCCCAAAGGAAATATATTATGAAATCTAGAGTAAACTGTACCAGAGCATTACATATTTCCATGTGAGTGATTGCTTTGGGGTTCACATAGAGCGGTCTCAGGCTATAAAACAATGGTTGGAGGGCAAGCCAGATTAGTTTCCGAAACGGAGTACAAAAGAACCAGCCTTCAAAGTCTGTCGGAATATCCACATCCAATGCATCTCCACCAAGGTATCGATGATGGTCAATGTGGTATTTCTTGAACGAAGCAGAATAAGGAACTCCAATTGGCAGGTTGGCAAAGACAGCAAACCATCTATTCCATTTAGCCTGCTTGTTTCCAAAGGCAACATTGTGTGAAATATCATGGATTGCGAGGGTCAACGAGTGGTTGACACAACCCCCAAAAGCATAAGCCCAAAAGAAAATCCATTTCCATGATAAATCCTTCACCAAGTAACAGGCTAGCAGCTGTGAGAAAACCATTCCAAAAACAATCCATTTTAAATGGGGATCTGGTCCCATTAGAGACTTGATTGCTGGATACTTCGCTGAAGAGAAAACAAGAATCTCACGTAAGTAAGCAAGTATGCATGATCATCAGCTGCATTTTCTATTCTAATACCTCACTGAAGGGTTGTTAACCTGGCCCTAGTCTTACAAAGAGGTGATGCTAAGGCACAAGTTACTTCTGGAGTGTGCAAGGATCATATTAAAGAATTGGTCTTTTCCAATACAGTTACATTTGCACAACTGATTTGGTGCAGGTCACTATAGAGGCTACACAGTATGATTATCCTATCACACAAAGTATTTTCCAACTTTCTAATATATACAGGTTAGAAGGATAAAATACCAAGGAAAGGCACTCCTTAAGAGTATTTCTAATGATTCCCCCACCCCAAGATAATGTTCTGCAATCACCAATGGTTACATCATGAACAGATTCTCATATACATTAACATCACAAGGGAAACTGATAGCATAATAACTTGGAACAAAGAATAACATTTTCCACATCATTCTACCTATTAGCTTTTCCCAAACTACCAGAAATAATCATAAATATTACCCTGATAAATCCATAACAGCCTGATATAGCTTTGTCTGTGAAGCTTCACAgtttcattaagaaaaaaaaaaaaatcacaaaaacaaaaccaaaaaaaaacctggTAAGAGAAACTAAGCCATCTGACCTACTCCCATACTGATGCAGGATCACCAATTTGTTGCAGTCCATTTTTGACAACTGTCCTCTTGCTCTTCTATTTTAGAGAGCAACATAAAAGTGCATGTTACCCTTTGCCTGCCATTCATTGTATTGTCCCCTCTTACCAGTATTTGTGTCCTCTTTAAAAGAAAGTCTAGCAATACTTCCCTTTTCATTCACATAGCACCCTCCCACATTTGCTCCCTTGCTGCCCATTTTCTAACCCCTTTTATTTCTGTACTATATTCATCCATATATGCAACTTGCATAGCAGAGAC
This genomic window from Alligator mississippiensis isolate rAllMis1 chromosome 2, rAllMis1, whole genome shotgun sequence contains:
- the DEGS2 gene encoding sphingolipid delta(4)-desaturase/C4-monooxygenase DES2, which produces MGNRVTRGDFEWVYTEQPHTQRRRDILAKYPAIKSLMGPDPHLKWIVFGMVFSQLLACYLVKDLSWKWIFFWAYAFGGCVNHSLTLAIHDISHNVAFGNKQAKWNRWFAVFANLPIGVPYSASFKKYHIDHHRYLGGDALDVDIPTDFEGWFFCTPFRKLIWLALQPLFYSLRPLYVNPKAITHMEICNALVQFTLDFIIYFLWGLKPVIYLIAGSLLGMGIHPISGHFIAEHYMFLKGYETYSYYGPLNWITFNVGYHMEHHDFPSIPGCKLPMVKKIAAEYYDNLPQHQSWVRVLWDFIFDDTIGPYSRVKRICKLARENL